The region NNNNNNNNNNNNNNNNNNNNNNNNNNNNNNNNNNNNNNNNNNNNNNNNNNNNNNNNNNNNNNNNNNNNNNNNNNNNNNNNNNNNNNNNNNNNNNNNNNNNNNNNNNNNNNNNNNNNNNNNNNNNNNNNNNNNNNNNNNNNNNNNNNNNNNNNNNNNNNNNNNNNNNNNNNNNNNNNNNNNNNNNNNNNNNNNNNNNNNNNNNNNNNNNNNNNNNNNNNNNNNNNNNNNNNNNNNNNNNNNNNNNNNNNNNNNNNNNNNNNNNNNNNNNNNNNNNNNNNNNNNNNNNNNNNNNNNNNNNNNNNNNNNNNNNNNNNNNNNNNNNNNNNNNNNNNNNNNNNNNNNNNNNNNNNNNNNNNNNNNNNNNNNNNNNNNNNNNNNNNNNNNNNNNNNNNNNNNNNNNNNNNNNNNNNNNNNNNNNNNNNNNNNNNNNNNNNNNNNNNNNNNNNNNNNNNNNNNNNNNNNNNNNNNNNNNNNNNNNNNNNNNNNNNNNNNNNNNNNNNNNNNNNNNNNNNNNNNNNNNNNNNNNNNNNNNNNNNNNNNNNNNNNNNNNNNNNNNNNNNNNNNNNNNNNNNNNNNNNNNNNNNNNNNNNNNNNNNNNNNNNNNNNNNNNNNNNNNNNNNNNNNNNNNNNNNNNNNNNNNNNNNNNNNNNNNNNNNNNNNNNNNNNNNNNNNNNNNNNNNNNNNNNNNNNNNNNNNNNNNNNNNNNNNNNNNNNNNNNNNNNNNNNNNNNNNNNNNNNNNNNNNNNNNNNNNNNNNNNNNNNNNNNNNNNNNNNNNNNNNNNNNNNNNNNNNNNNNNNNNNNNTGCCGGGTCACCAGTGCCTGCGGGACAGGACCGATTTCCCATGTCCCTGGAAGAAAGGAACTAACATCACACAGATGACTCTGGGAGAAACCACCAGTTGCTACTCCCAGACCCTCAGGCAGGTCCTCCACCTCTTTGACACANAGGCCAGCAGAGCTGCCTGGCCAAAGAGGGCGCTGGACCAGCTACTATCTAGCCTGTGGCGTGAGCTGCAAGTGCTGAAGAGGCCAAGAGAGCAGGGCCAGGCCTGTCCACTGCCTTTTGCCCTGGCCATCCGCACCTACTTCCTAGGCTTCTTCCGCTATCTGAAGGCAAAGGCACACAGCCCTTGCTCCTGGGAGATCGTCAGAGTCCAATTGCAAGGGGACCTTCCGGCGTTCCCACTGTCTGTGAGAAGAGGCCCAAGATGAGGAGAAGCCACGTGCAGGAATCTCTCTGCTCCCGTGACACCACGCCCCCTCTCTCCATTCAAAGCAGACGCATGGATTCGCATTCAGCACCAACCGGCGTAATGGGTGTGCATCCACAAAGAACATCGAGGTCTTCATGTCTTCCCTGCCTGAAGCCCCGCAGCAT is a window of Mus caroli chromosome 4, CAROLI_EIJ_v1.1, whole genome shotgun sequence DNA encoding:
- the LOC110293653 gene encoding interferon alpha-1-like, which codes for HQCLRDRTDFPCPWKKGTNITQMTLGETTSCYSQTLRQVLHLFDTXASRAAWPKRALDQLLSSLWRELQVLKRPREQGQACPLPFALAIRTYFLGFFRYLKAKAHSPCSWEIVRVQLQGDLPAFPLSVRRGPR